One part of the Oscillatoria sp. FACHB-1406 genome encodes these proteins:
- the sixA gene encoding phosphohistidine phosphatase SixA has product MRELYLIRHGIAAERGTYADDDQRPLINLGRKKTKKVAKRLTALGLRCDRIVTSPLPRARETAVILRKAGLSPHLEEFPALAPDTDPQIGLKWLAEQSDTRLALVGHQPDLGNWAELLLWGEIREKLVLKKSGVIGLKLPESSSLVGQSELFWLTSPKWLL; this is encoded by the coding sequence ATGCGAGAACTCTACCTCATTCGCCACGGTATTGCCGCAGAACGCGGCACTTACGCTGACGACGACCAACGCCCGCTAATTAACCTCGGACGCAAAAAAACAAAGAAAGTTGCGAAACGCCTTACCGCCCTCGGTTTGCGCTGCGATCGCATCGTCACCAGTCCCCTCCCTCGCGCCCGCGAAACTGCCGTCATTCTCCGTAAAGCGGGTTTATCCCCCCACCTCGAAGAATTCCCTGCCCTCGCTCCCGATACCGATCCCCAAATCGGTTTAAAATGGCTGGCCGAACAATCCGACACTCGCCTCGCCCTCGTCGGACATCAGCCCGATCTCGGCAATTGGGCAGAATTGCTGCTGTGGGGCGAAATTAGGGAAAAGCTGGTTCTGAAAAAATCGGGTGTTATCGGGCTAAAACTTCCTGAAAGCAGTTCGCTCGTGGGGCAAAGCGAATTATTTTGGTTGACTTCCCCCAAATGGCTGCTGTAG
- the dnaA gene encoding chromosomal replication initiator protein DnaA: MSPQQLWSQVLERLQLQLPQPTFETWVKTATAIEMTETSLTICALNPFARNWLQKHYLKTIADTVEEILARPLEIRVIAAGSQGASETGDADLYWSIPTVNASSDLVVDRQQRRSEFNSKYVFSRFVVGPTNRMAHAAALAVAESPGREFNPLFLCGGVGLGKTHLMQAIGHYRLEIDPETKVFYVSCEKFTNDLIAAIRKDSLQSFRDRYRAVEVLLVDDIQFIEGKEYTQEEFFYTFNTLHETGKQVVLAADRPPNQIPRLQERLCSRFSMGLIADIQTPDLETRMAILQKKAEYENMRLPREIIEYIASRYTSNIRELEGALIRTVAYISISGLPMTVKNIAPILNPPSETIPASPEVILEEVSAAFKISIEALKSSSRRREISFARQVGMYLMRQHTDMSLPGIGEAFGGKDHTTVMYSCDKIEQAIEQDASLNQTILQLSDRINLACRRSKTDTI, encoded by the coding sequence ATGTCCCCACAACAACTCTGGAGTCAAGTCCTCGAACGCCTGCAACTTCAACTTCCTCAGCCTACGTTTGAAACTTGGGTGAAGACGGCGACGGCGATCGAAATGACCGAAACAAGCTTGACAATTTGCGCGCTTAACCCTTTTGCTCGCAATTGGTTGCAAAAACATTACCTGAAAACGATCGCCGATACAGTGGAAGAAATTCTCGCGCGTCCGTTAGAAATTCGCGTAATAGCGGCAGGATCTCAGGGCGCTTCGGAAACAGGAGATGCCGATTTATATTGGTCGATACCGACTGTTAACGCTTCTAGCGATCTTGTTGTCGATCGCCAACAGCGCCGGAGCGAATTTAATAGTAAATATGTCTTTTCTCGCTTTGTCGTTGGACCAACTAATCGCATGGCTCATGCCGCCGCGCTTGCTGTCGCTGAGTCGCCGGGACGCGAATTTAACCCCTTATTCCTTTGCGGGGGAGTCGGTTTGGGGAAAACCCATTTAATGCAAGCGATCGGGCATTATCGCTTAGAAATTGACCCAGAAACGAAGGTCTTTTATGTTTCCTGCGAAAAGTTTACTAACGATTTAATCGCCGCGATTCGTAAAGATAGCTTGCAGAGTTTTCGCGATCGCTACCGCGCCGTAGAGGTGTTATTAGTAGACGATATTCAGTTTATTGAAGGGAAGGAATACACCCAAGAAGAATTTTTCTATACTTTTAATACGCTCCACGAAACGGGAAAGCAAGTGGTATTAGCGGCAGATCGTCCTCCCAATCAGATTCCTCGCTTGCAAGAACGCCTTTGTTCTCGCTTTTCGATGGGATTGATTGCCGATATTCAAACGCCCGATTTAGAGACGCGCATGGCAATTTTGCAGAAAAAGGCAGAGTATGAAAATATGCGACTGCCGCGCGAGATTATTGAATATATTGCCAGCCGTTACACCTCGAATATTCGGGAATTAGAAGGCGCTTTGATTCGGACGGTGGCTTATATTTCGATTTCTGGGTTGCCGATGACGGTTAAAAATATTGCCCCGATCTTAAATCCGCCCAGCGAGACGATTCCTGCTTCGCCCGAGGTGATTTTAGAGGAAGTGTCGGCAGCGTTTAAAATTTCGATAGAAGCTTTAAAAAGTAGTTCCCGCCGCCGGGAAATTAGTTTTGCGCGCCAGGTGGGGATGTATTTGATGCGGCAGCATACGGATATGAGCTTACCCGGAATTGGGGAAGCATTTGGCGGTAAAGATCATACGACGGTGATGTATAGCTGCGATAAGATCGAGCAGGCGATCGAGCAAGATGCGAGTCTCAATCAAACGATCTTACAATTGAGCGATCGCATCAATCTCGCCTGTCGGCGATCGAAAACCGATACGATTTAA
- a CDS encoding CbiQ family ECF transporter T component, whose product MDLLRSLPIGLYLEKPTTWLHHIDPRVKLFWLLSFLFAPVLATLEWRIGLVLILVALTISARIPWRVWKQQMGWLLAIGFFAFIITAITPDGLGIDYQQRLPASGLELPQPTSYQYVVYKAGKVLVTRRSLDLAIRLSTILFILIYSSSLFLLTTAPEEITAALEYFMQPLKRFKVPVTEIILTLTLSLRFIPLVLEEIQNLARSINTRAIEWKKLGLRKSLSVWLIVADRLLENLLARAEQIAVAMDVRGFTSPNRHRVQWHILRFRAVDWLAIAVLVGFWSARLLWGGVE is encoded by the coding sequence ATGGATTTACTGCGATCGCTCCCCATTGGACTCTATCTCGAAAAACCGACAACTTGGTTGCACCACATCGATCCGCGCGTCAAACTTTTTTGGCTGCTAAGTTTTCTGTTTGCGCCCGTCCTCGCTACCTTAGAATGGCGCATCGGACTCGTTTTGATTCTCGTCGCTTTAACCATTAGTGCAAGAATTCCTTGGCGCGTGTGGAAGCAGCAAATGGGATGGTTGTTGGCGATCGGTTTTTTTGCATTTATTATTACCGCAATTACGCCCGACGGATTGGGAATCGACTATCAACAACGCCTTCCTGCGAGCGGTTTGGAATTGCCCCAACCTACGTCTTACCAATATGTGGTTTATAAGGCCGGAAAAGTGTTAGTAACGCGGCGATCGCTCGATTTAGCCATTCGCCTCAGTACGATTCTGTTTATCTTAATTTATAGCAGCAGCCTTTTTTTACTCACCACAGCACCCGAAGAAATTACCGCAGCCCTGGAATATTTTATGCAACCGTTGAAGCGTTTTAAAGTGCCGGTAACGGAAATTATTCTGACGTTAACGCTCTCGCTGCGCTTCATTCCGTTAGTGTTAGAAGAGATTCAAAATTTAGCGCGATCGATTAATACCCGCGCCATTGAATGGAAAAAACTCGGACTGCGGAAAAGTTTATCTGTTTGGTTGATTGTCGCCGATCGCCTCCTCGAAAATCTACTCGCGCGCGCCGAACAAATCGCAGTTGCAATGGATGTCCGGGGATTCACCAGTCCCAATCGCCATCGCGTTCAGTGGCACATCCTGCGTTTCCGGGCAGTAGATTGGCTCGCGATCGCAGTTCTTGTGGGGTTCTGGAGTGCTAGACTGCTTTGGGGCGGCGTTGAATAA
- the def gene encoding peptide deformylase, with product MTQLLELALLGNPILRQSAQKVESIETPDVQQFIDRLIATAAASHGVGIAAPQARTSSRLFIVASRPNPRYPHAPEMEPTAMINPKILSWGDRVVKDWEGCLSVPGLRGLVPRHDEIEVEYRDRGGNLQHQILTGFVARIFQHELDHLDGILFIDRVETTRDLYSEAEYQRLLNLQQPFGGSQPK from the coding sequence ATGACCCAACTCCTCGAACTTGCACTCTTGGGAAATCCGATTTTGCGGCAATCCGCCCAAAAGGTAGAGAGTATTGAGACTCCCGACGTTCAACAGTTTATCGATCGCTTAATCGCAACGGCGGCGGCGAGTCATGGCGTTGGGATTGCCGCCCCCCAAGCTCGGACTTCATCGCGCTTGTTTATTGTCGCCTCTCGTCCGAATCCGCGCTATCCCCACGCACCGGAGATGGAACCGACGGCGATGATTAACCCGAAAATCTTGTCTTGGGGCGATCGCGTCGTCAAGGATTGGGAAGGATGTTTGAGCGTACCGGGATTGCGAGGATTAGTCCCGCGCCACGACGAGATTGAAGTAGAATACCGCGATCGCGGCGGCAATTTGCAGCATCAAATTCTCACCGGATTTGTGGCGCGGATTTTTCAGCACGAACTCGACCATCTCGATGGCATCCTGTTTATCGATCGCGTCGAAACGACGCGGGATTTATACAGCGAAGCCGAATATCAGCGATTGTTAAACCTACAGCAGCCATTTGGGGGAAGTCAACCAAAATAA
- a CDS encoding ATP-binding protein has protein sequence MDIATHQFMAFFEPEQAHELCQVAIVETYLDEAVIFEEGAFSDCLYLLLEGEVEFRKKIGTDRYRPLTRALPDAFFGELGMLDGQPRSTQAIARGEKTVLAKIPTEGFMDVLDRAKGTVITKFCSYMVQRLRDTTEEYIRQQLHKEKMVLMGEMLNTIIHDFKSPLSSINLASSMLKEQHPDEETEEWCDLIHAQTQRMSAMAEDFLEFARGNATLNKKPVNLKALLQRFATLNRIYFQEAEIEFSTRCPPELVLEVDEGKLMRVLQNLVGNAVDAFRDRGGRISLDIEADDRNAHLTLRDNGPGIPEAIQDRLFESFVTHGKPHGTGLGTAIAKSIIDTHGGKIAFTSSPELGTTFYIDLPLFSPPPKLDSAS, from the coding sequence ATGGATATCGCAACGCACCAATTCATGGCTTTTTTTGAACCCGAGCAAGCCCACGAATTATGTCAAGTGGCGATCGTTGAGACTTACTTGGATGAAGCTGTGATTTTTGAGGAAGGTGCTTTTTCTGACTGTTTGTACCTGCTGCTCGAAGGTGAGGTCGAGTTTCGCAAAAAAATTGGCACCGATCGCTATCGCCCGTTGACGCGCGCCTTACCCGATGCGTTTTTCGGGGAGTTGGGAATGCTGGACGGGCAACCGCGCAGCACGCAAGCGATCGCGCGGGGAGAAAAGACGGTTCTGGCAAAAATTCCGACTGAGGGATTTATGGACGTGCTGGATCGGGCTAAGGGAACGGTAATTACTAAGTTTTGCAGCTACATGGTGCAACGCTTGCGCGATACCACCGAAGAGTATATTCGCCAGCAACTCCATAAAGAAAAAATGGTGTTAATGGGGGAAATGCTAAACACGATCATCCACGATTTTAAGAGTCCGCTGAGCAGTATCAATTTGGCCAGCAGTATGCTCAAAGAGCAGCATCCGGATGAGGAGACAGAGGAATGGTGCGACTTGATTCACGCTCAAACGCAGCGGATGTCGGCGATGGCCGAAGATTTTCTCGAGTTCGCGCGGGGAAATGCGACGCTGAATAAGAAGCCTGTGAATTTGAAAGCTCTGTTACAGCGTTTTGCGACGCTCAATCGCATCTATTTTCAGGAGGCTGAGATTGAGTTTTCAACGCGCTGTCCGCCGGAGTTGGTGTTGGAAGTCGATGAGGGTAAGTTGATGCGGGTGTTGCAAAATTTGGTGGGGAACGCCGTGGATGCGTTTCGCGATCGCGGCGGCCGGATCTCGCTGGATATCGAGGCGGACGATCGCAATGCTCATCTGACGCTGCGAGATAATGGCCCTGGAATCCCTGAAGCCATCCAGGATCGCTTGTTTGAGTCGTTTGTTACCCACGGCAAACCCCACGGAACTGGATTGGGAACCGCGATCGCGAAATCGATTATCGATACTCATGGCGGTAAAATCGCTTTTACCTCCAGTCCGGAACTCGGAACGACTTTTTACATCGATTTGCCCCTTTTCTCGCCCCCTCCGAAGTTGGATAGTGCATCGTGA